One genomic segment of Amycolatopsis sp. Hca4 includes these proteins:
- the wecB gene encoding non-hydrolyzing UDP-N-acetylglucosamine 2-epimerase: protein MSTTTADFRATRSPAAGDAGTGGVTLVCGTRPELIKLAPLMRAFGDACAVVYTGQHYDRSLYARIRADLPPSDRFHELGVGAGRRGSQLGRTVSAVDEVLADRPGRVVVVQGDTTSALAGALAANAHDLPLVHVEAGLRSHDRAMPEEHNRVLIDHLADLCCAPTELNRAQLLAENVPDERIAVTGNTVVEALQAALPPAEDRRAVLAARGLERDRFALATIHRPENVDDPARLAVILRELGRLPLPVVFPLHPRTAKSIEAAGLRPLLDPLVELEPQAYPAFLALAAEAAVLVSDSGGIQEEASVLKRPVVVVRRSTERPEITGTFGTRVLPGPSIGTEVARWLDDVAGHRERLRHLPSPYGDGSATARIVTALAALLDQRAGATAG from the coding sequence ATGTCGACGACCACCGCAGATTTCCGCGCCACCCGTTCCCCGGCGGCCGGGGACGCCGGAACCGGTGGGGTCACGCTGGTCTGCGGCACCCGGCCGGAACTGATCAAGCTCGCGCCGCTGATGCGGGCGTTCGGCGACGCCTGCGCGGTGGTCTACACCGGACAGCACTACGACCGCTCGCTGTACGCGCGCATCCGCGCGGACCTGCCGCCGTCCGACCGGTTCCACGAACTCGGTGTCGGCGCCGGCCGCCGCGGTAGCCAGCTCGGCCGGACGGTCAGCGCGGTCGACGAAGTGCTGGCGGACCGGCCCGGCCGGGTGGTGGTCGTCCAGGGCGACACGACGTCCGCGCTCGCCGGCGCGCTGGCGGCCAACGCGCACGACCTGCCGCTGGTGCACGTCGAAGCCGGGCTGCGCAGCCACGACCGGGCGATGCCGGAAGAGCACAACCGCGTGCTGATCGACCACCTCGCCGACCTCTGCTGCGCGCCGACCGAGCTCAACCGGGCCCAGCTGCTGGCGGAAAACGTGCCGGACGAACGGATCGCCGTCACCGGCAACACCGTCGTCGAAGCACTGCAGGCCGCGCTGCCGCCCGCCGAGGACCGCCGGGCCGTGCTGGCGGCCCGCGGGCTGGAGCGCGACCGGTTCGCGCTGGCGACGATCCACCGCCCGGAGAACGTCGACGACCCCGCGCGGCTGGCGGTGATCCTGCGCGAGCTGGGCCGCCTGCCGCTGCCGGTGGTGTTCCCGCTGCACCCGCGCACGGCCAAGAGCATCGAGGCGGCCGGCCTGCGGCCGCTGCTCGACCCGCTCGTCGAGCTGGAACCGCAGGCCTACCCGGCGTTCCTGGCGCTGGCCGCGGAGGCGGCGGTGCTCGTGTCGGATTCCGGTGGCATCCAAGAGGAAGCCAGTGTCCTCAAGCGACCGGTGGTGGTGGTCCGGCGCAGCACCGAGCGCCCCGAGATCACCGGGACGTTCGGCACCCGCGTACTGCCCGGGCCGTCGATCGGGACGGAGGTCGCCCGCTGGCTCGACGACGTGGCCGGCCACCGCGAGCGCCTCCGCCACCTCCCGTCCCCCTACGGCGACGGGTCCGCCACGGCGCGGATCGTGACGGCGCTGGCGGCCCTCCTCGATCAGCGGGCCGGCGCGACCGCCGGCTGA
- a CDS encoding lysyl oxidase family protein — protein MFRKFAVLALVALTAVVSASAPRADAAPSLLLPDLRQAPPGCAGGSSGELPLCTAWDVCLVIDPAAPNGRCVAPSVAKAVRLRFTSSEENVGDGPLLLYGRRDSTKQANMTVRQALRNGTDGAIPGSYAAAQRATGAYTYYEPALAHQHWHLMNFEHFSLVSRQGKTIVTDRKNGFCLGDRFEVHDADRLANVPGDSGPDADLAETLRENMCRHHEPTALEVLEGISVGSGDDYKYTVDFQWLDITHVPTGTYDLVNTVNGDRTLLETNYRNNSSSVALSISWPQGMPGADGTIPAAPIIRMMRSCPGQPSCA, from the coding sequence TTGTTCAGAAAATTCGCGGTACTGGCGCTCGTCGCGCTCACGGCCGTCGTTTCCGCGTCCGCGCCCCGGGCCGACGCGGCCCCGAGCCTCCTGCTGCCCGACCTCCGGCAGGCGCCGCCGGGGTGCGCCGGCGGCAGTTCCGGCGAACTTCCGCTGTGCACGGCCTGGGACGTCTGCCTGGTGATCGACCCGGCGGCGCCCAACGGCCGCTGCGTCGCCCCGTCGGTGGCGAAGGCGGTCCGGCTGCGGTTCACCAGCTCGGAGGAGAACGTCGGCGACGGACCGCTGCTGCTGTACGGCCGTCGTGACAGCACGAAGCAGGCGAACATGACGGTCCGCCAAGCACTGCGCAACGGAACGGACGGCGCGATCCCGGGCAGCTACGCGGCGGCGCAGCGGGCCACCGGGGCGTACACGTACTACGAGCCGGCGCTGGCCCACCAGCACTGGCACCTGATGAACTTCGAGCACTTCTCGCTGGTTTCCCGCCAGGGCAAGACGATCGTGACCGACCGCAAGAACGGCTTCTGCCTGGGCGACCGCTTCGAGGTCCACGACGCCGACCGGCTGGCCAACGTCCCGGGCGACAGCGGCCCGGACGCGGACCTCGCCGAGACGTTGCGCGAGAACATGTGCCGCCACCACGAGCCCACGGCGCTCGAGGTCCTGGAGGGCATTTCGGTCGGCTCGGGCGACGACTACAAGTACACGGTCGACTTCCAGTGGCTGGACATCACCCACGTCCCGACCGGGACGTACGACCTGGTGAACACGGTGAACGGGGACCGGACCCTGCTGGAGACGAACTACCGGAACAACTCTTCGTCGGTGGCGCTGTCGATTTCCTGGCCGCAGGGGATGCCGGGAGCGGACGGGACGATCCCGGCCGCGCCGATCATCCGGATGATGCGGAGCTGCCCGGGGCAGCCCAGCTGCGCCTGA
- a CDS encoding glycosyltransferase family 4 protein, with translation MTRIAYLLTQDRGGPVDVTVRLAATLAADGHDVRVFGPVPARDASLLDGLHEEIAVADKEDLAAAGRARAALRAWRPDVVHAQDRRSGLVIAGLRFGPRPALVQTYHGVPDDVAEPWFRGSRGAAGPSAYTRTVLAADAVVARVLDRTVVPAEAMGAFLRRRLRVPSGRLAHIDNCVSPASPTPPRGPVRHLVFAGLLVERKGILDLLAALSLPGVLPLDARLTVAGDGPERAAAERVAQQPPLAGRVTFLGFRPDVPALLAAADALVLPSTMEQQPLVVAEAMAAGKPVLATATGGVPAMLDVPDAPTFLSPPGDVPALADRLRALFAEPDPGRLGRLLAERAHERYRPEACARRHLDLYHQLMKVCRPVNHA, from the coding sequence GTGACCCGCATCGCCTATCTGCTCACCCAGGACCGCGGCGGCCCGGTGGACGTCACCGTCCGGCTGGCCGCGACGCTGGCCGCCGACGGCCACGACGTCCGCGTCTTCGGGCCGGTGCCCGCGCGGGACGCTTCGCTGCTCGACGGCCTGCACGAGGAAATCGCGGTGGCCGACAAGGAAGACCTGGCGGCGGCGGGCCGGGCACGGGCGGCGCTGCGGGCGTGGCGCCCCGACGTCGTGCACGCGCAGGACCGGCGGTCGGGGCTGGTGATCGCGGGGCTGCGGTTCGGCCCGCGGCCCGCGCTGGTCCAGACCTACCACGGCGTGCCCGACGACGTCGCGGAGCCGTGGTTCCGGGGTTCGCGCGGCGCCGCCGGGCCCTCGGCGTACACCCGGACGGTGCTGGCCGCGGACGCCGTCGTCGCCCGCGTCCTGGACCGGACGGTCGTGCCGGCCGAGGCGATGGGGGCGTTCCTGCGCCGCCGCCTGAGGGTGCCGTCCGGGCGGCTGGCGCACATCGACAACTGCGTGTCGCCCGCCTCGCCGACGCCGCCGCGCGGGCCGGTGCGGCACCTGGTCTTCGCCGGGCTCCTGGTGGAGCGCAAGGGGATCCTCGACCTGCTGGCGGCACTGTCCCTGCCGGGGGTGCTGCCACTCGACGCCCGGCTGACGGTGGCCGGCGACGGCCCGGAGCGAGCGGCGGCCGAGCGGGTCGCACAGCAGCCGCCGCTGGCGGGCCGCGTGACGTTCCTCGGCTTCCGGCCGGACGTCCCGGCCCTGCTGGCTGCCGCCGACGCACTGGTCCTGCCGTCCACAATGGAGCAACAGCCGCTGGTGGTGGCCGAGGCGATGGCGGCGGGCAAGCCGGTACTGGCCACGGCCACCGGCGGCGTCCCGGCCATGCTCGACGTCCCGGACGCCCCGACGTTCCTGTCCCCACCGGGCGACGTCCCCGCCCTCGCCGACCGGCTACGCGCCCTGTTCGCAGAGCCGGACCCCGGCCGGCTGGGCCGCCTCCTGGCCGAACGCGCCCACGAGCGCTACCGCCCGGAGGCCTGCGCCCGCCGCCACTTGGACCTCTACCACCAGCTGATGAAGGTGTGTCGTCCCGTCAATCACGCGTGA
- a CDS encoding glycosyltransferase — protein MRLVHVSQPVTAGVAVVVLELAVAQRDRGWSVTIVCPPSGWLAEQARGLGIDVRSWHAGRSPGPGSAVEALRLRRLLAELDPDVVHLHSSKAGLAGRLAVRGGRPTVFQPHLWSFETASGPLRRASAAWERFASRWTDLVVCVSDDELAAGRAAGVSADAEVVCNGVDTTRFVPGDRHAARRRLGLPPEAPVAVCLGRLAELKGQDQLLSAWPAVLRRLPDARLVFAGDGPMGPLWRERHAVAGHPSVRWAGHTDDPAAWYTAADVVVLPSRAEGMALVPLEAMACARPVVAFDVGGMRQSVADAGAVLPPGDVDRLADAVAARLADPGLARREGERGRRRVELSFDRGRMTDQVTALVDKLTPSERLS, from the coding sequence GTGAGGCTCGTGCACGTCTCCCAGCCCGTGACCGCGGGCGTCGCCGTGGTGGTGCTCGAACTCGCCGTGGCCCAACGGGACCGCGGCTGGTCGGTCACCATCGTCTGCCCGCCGTCCGGCTGGCTCGCCGAGCAGGCACGGGGACTCGGGATCGACGTCCGGAGCTGGCACGCCGGCCGCTCGCCGGGTCCCGGCTCGGCCGTCGAAGCCCTGCGGCTGCGGCGGCTGCTGGCCGAGCTCGACCCGGACGTCGTCCACCTCCACAGTTCGAAGGCCGGGCTGGCCGGACGGCTGGCCGTGCGCGGCGGGCGCCCGACGGTCTTCCAGCCGCACCTGTGGTCGTTCGAAACGGCTAGTGGTCCGCTGCGCCGCGCGTCCGCCGCGTGGGAGCGGTTCGCGTCGCGGTGGACCGACCTCGTGGTCTGCGTGAGCGACGACGAACTGGCCGCCGGACGGGCCGCGGGGGTGAGCGCCGACGCGGAAGTCGTCTGCAACGGCGTCGACACCACCCGGTTCGTCCCCGGCGACCGGCACGCGGCCCGCCGCCGGCTCGGGCTGCCTCCGGAGGCTCCCGTCGCGGTCTGCCTCGGCCGGCTCGCCGAGCTCAAGGGCCAGGACCAGCTGCTGTCGGCCTGGCCGGCGGTGCTGCGGCGGCTGCCGGACGCGCGGCTCGTCTTCGCCGGCGACGGGCCGATGGGGCCGCTCTGGCGCGAACGGCACGCGGTGGCGGGACACCCGTCCGTGCGCTGGGCGGGTCACACCGACGACCCGGCGGCCTGGTACACCGCCGCGGACGTCGTCGTCCTCCCCTCGCGCGCCGAGGGCATGGCGCTGGTGCCGCTGGAGGCGATGGCGTGCGCGCGGCCGGTCGTCGCGTTCGACGTCGGCGGGATGCGGCAAAGCGTGGCGGACGCGGGCGCGGTGCTGCCACCCGGCGACGTCGACCGGCTCGCCGACGCCGTCGCCGCGCGCCTAGCCGACCCGGGGCTGGCCCGGCGCGAAGGCGAACGCGGCCGCCGCCGCGTGGAACTGTCCTTCGACCGGGGGCGGATGACCGACCAGGTCACCGCACTGGTCGACAAACTCACCCCGTCGGAGCGCCTCTCGTGA
- a CDS encoding oligosaccharide flippase family protein, whose protein sequence is MTALGTRAVRGSLWLGVVNLVSKSSQMLVTLVLAALLTEGQLGAVALAVALVNLGQVVQSIGVYDVIGRTELDPRRTAGTVLTLSVGAGTLLAVALVATAGPLTALLGTPDAAGLVRLAALGLPFSAAGGVQMGLMHRELDFRRRLLPDGGSAVLGAALTVALAVGGAEALSLVLGLLATAVAQPLLGALARGGVRPCWDTAAAREVLRWVAVVGPAAVVGALLVNLDYFAVGHVLGPDAVGVYSVAYRLAWVPYIMVAVVLGAVAFPVFTRLRREGAPLGGAVTRFTRAVLVVTGGLYLALAVLSGHVVLLGARWAGAAGPLVLLSGYGAGICLLQIWYQAVKATGHVRRYLALETTHLVLLAAGLVVLTHAGIGAVASVQCAAAWLVVPLAWRVLAGLGVAPSPAELGGMAVRVALACLAGAVPAVVAGPWFGNSLPGVVAEAAVLVAGYAGATLLLQRTALAELRRGGLR, encoded by the coding sequence GTGACCGCGCTCGGGACCCGCGCGGTCCGCGGCTCGCTGTGGCTGGGCGTGGTCAACCTGGTCAGCAAGAGCAGCCAGATGCTGGTCACGCTGGTGCTGGCCGCCCTGCTCACCGAGGGCCAGCTCGGCGCCGTGGCGCTCGCGGTGGCGCTGGTGAACCTCGGCCAGGTCGTGCAGTCGATCGGCGTCTACGACGTCATCGGCCGCACCGAACTCGACCCGCGCCGCACCGCGGGCACCGTGCTCACGCTGAGCGTCGGCGCCGGGACCCTGCTGGCCGTCGCGCTGGTGGCCACGGCCGGACCGCTCACGGCGCTGCTCGGCACGCCGGACGCCGCCGGGCTGGTCCGGCTGGCCGCGCTCGGCCTGCCGTTCTCGGCCGCGGGCGGCGTGCAGATGGGCTTGATGCACCGCGAGCTCGACTTCCGGCGGCGGCTCCTGCCCGACGGCGGCAGCGCGGTGCTGGGTGCGGCGCTGACCGTCGCACTCGCCGTGGGCGGCGCCGAAGCGCTTTCGCTGGTGCTCGGCCTGCTGGCCACGGCGGTGGCGCAGCCGCTGCTGGGCGCCCTCGCGCGCGGCGGGGTCCGGCCGTGCTGGGACACCGCGGCGGCGCGCGAAGTCCTGCGCTGGGTGGCCGTGGTGGGCCCGGCCGCCGTCGTCGGCGCGCTGCTGGTCAACCTGGACTACTTCGCGGTCGGGCACGTGCTCGGGCCGGACGCGGTCGGCGTCTACTCGGTGGCGTACCGGCTGGCCTGGGTGCCCTACATCATGGTGGCGGTCGTGCTCGGCGCGGTCGCCTTCCCGGTGTTCACCCGGCTGCGGCGCGAAGGGGCACCGCTCGGCGGGGCGGTCACCCGCTTCACCCGCGCGGTCCTCGTGGTGACCGGCGGGCTGTACCTGGCGCTCGCGGTCCTCTCCGGCCACGTCGTCCTGCTGGGCGCGCGGTGGGCGGGCGCGGCCGGTCCGCTGGTGCTGCTGTCCGGCTACGGCGCGGGCATCTGCCTGCTGCAGATCTGGTACCAGGCGGTGAAGGCGACCGGGCACGTCCGCCGGTACCTGGCGCTCGAGACGACCCACTTGGTGCTGCTCGCGGCCGGGCTGGTGGTGCTGACCCACGCCGGGATCGGCGCGGTCGCCTCGGTGCAGTGCGCGGCGGCGTGGCTGGTCGTCCCCCTGGCCTGGCGGGTGCTGGCCGGGCTCGGCGTGGCGCCGTCGCCCGCCGAACTGGGCGGGATGGCCGTCCGCGTCGCGCTGGCCTGCCTGGCGGGCGCGGTGCCCGCGGTCGTGGCCGGGCCGTGGTTCGGGAACTCGCTGCCGGGAGTGGTGGCCGAGGCGGCGGTCCTCGTCGCCGGGTACGCCGGGGCGACGTTGCTGCTGCAGCGGACCGCGCTCGCCGAACTGCGGCGGGGAGGTCTCCGGTGA
- a CDS encoding glycosyltransferase 87 family protein — MTTRQPTAAPQSGDAQLSPKQRLVLLLATLAGAASAWHAVKPSWQVPLPSPAVLGEERLQDFRDALYFPVREFLDGGNPYDPAAMFAHWPVRQDFNLYQPYHLLLHAPFALPGYRVGAVAFTLFSLLLLVALAALAAHAVRRYVPVPFAVTTAVVAALLVTSQVGKAQLYVGQVNPLIAVGAAGALLARRDRPGLAAVALALAWLKPQYGFPLAALLFVRGSRRVALLGTAIAAAASLPVVVLLVVRGGGVGPFLDVIVANLTHARGTSYGAVDSVTAQRIDIAAVFFRVTGRTPSELVVLAGALVASALLVRRAKEPIADLLTVLAVVVCVVHQPGDVLIAVPAMAVVAVLWWRHRGEPGWTAAGSAVLALAVPFVHLYTVDSAVVSLFGSRTAVTVDGAAVVVAWVLAVVAARRVQVT, encoded by the coding sequence ATGACCACGCGACAACCCACCGCCGCCCCGCAGTCCGGCGACGCACAGCTGTCCCCGAAGCAGCGGCTCGTCCTCCTCCTCGCGACCCTCGCCGGCGCCGCGAGTGCCTGGCACGCCGTCAAACCGTCGTGGCAGGTACCGCTGCCCAGCCCCGCCGTCCTCGGGGAAGAGCGGCTGCAGGACTTCCGCGACGCCCTCTACTTCCCCGTCCGCGAATTCCTCGACGGCGGCAACCCCTACGACCCCGCCGCGATGTTCGCGCACTGGCCCGTGCGCCAGGACTTCAACCTCTACCAGCCCTACCACCTGCTGCTGCACGCCCCGTTCGCGCTGCCCGGCTACCGCGTCGGCGCCGTCGCGTTCACCCTCTTCTCGCTGCTGCTGCTCGTCGCGCTCGCCGCGTTGGCCGCGCACGCCGTCCGGCGGTACGTCCCGGTTCCCTTCGCCGTCACCACCGCCGTCGTCGCCGCGCTGCTGGTGACCAGCCAGGTCGGGAAGGCGCAGCTCTACGTCGGCCAGGTCAACCCGCTGATCGCCGTCGGCGCGGCCGGTGCGCTGCTCGCCCGGCGCGACCGGCCCGGGCTGGCCGCCGTCGCGCTCGCGCTCGCCTGGCTGAAGCCGCAGTACGGCTTCCCGCTGGCCGCCCTCCTGTTCGTCCGCGGCTCGCGGCGGGTCGCGCTGCTCGGTACCGCCATCGCCGCGGCCGCCAGCCTGCCCGTCGTCGTGCTCCTCGTCGTGCGCGGTGGTGGCGTCGGGCCGTTCCTCGACGTCATCGTCGCGAACCTGACCCACGCGCGCGGCACCAGCTACGGCGCGGTGGATTCCGTGACCGCGCAACGCATCGACATCGCCGCGGTGTTCTTCCGCGTCACCGGCCGGACGCCCTCCGAGCTGGTGGTGCTGGCCGGTGCGCTCGTCGCGAGCGCGCTGCTCGTCCGGCGGGCGAAGGAGCCCATCGCCGATCTGCTGACCGTGCTCGCCGTCGTGGTCTGCGTCGTGCACCAGCCCGGTGACGTGCTGATCGCCGTGCCCGCGATGGCCGTCGTGGCCGTGCTGTGGTGGCGGCACCGGGGCGAGCCGGGGTGGACCGCGGCCGGGTCGGCCGTCCTCGCCCTCGCCGTCCCCTTCGTCCATTTGTACACAGTGGACTCCGCGGTGGTCTCGCTCTTCGGGTCGCGCACGGCGGTCACCGTGGACGGTGCCGCGGTGGTCGTCGCGTGGGTCCTCGCCGTGGTCGCCGCGCGGCGGGTGCAGGTCACGTGA